Genomic DNA from Modestobacter versicolor:
CACCCCGGGCTCGGGGAAGTCGGGGACGTCGACCGCGATCGAGGCGATCAGCTCGTCGACCGGCAGGTCGGCGACCTCGCTCACCGGCGCTTCTTGCCCGCCGGGCGCTGGGCCGGCTTCTGCCCCGGCCGCTGCGGGCGCTGCCCCGGCTTGGGCGTCGTCGTCCCGCCCCGGCCGGTCGGCTGCACCGACTCCGGCGACTCGACCTGCACGTCGGCGTCGGGCCGGTCCGGCAGCACCTCGGGCCGCTCGGCCACGGCCACCGCGGACCGCCGGGCGGTGCTGGTGGCCCCGCCCGCGCGGCGGGCGCTGGCCACCGGCCCGCGCGGCGTGCCGGACGCGCTCGCCCGCGCCTCGGCCGCGCGGCGGGCGAGCACCCGCTTGCGCAGCGCCTGCTGCTCGGGCTCGCGCTCCTTGAGCTCGGCGAGCACCGGGGTGGCCAGGAAGATCGAGCTGTAGGCACCGGCGGCCAGGCCGACGAACAGCACCAGGGCCAGGTCCTTGAGCGTGCCGGCACCCAGCAGCCCCGCGCCGACGAAGAGCAGGCCGGCCACCGGGAGCAGCGCGATGACCGAGGTGTTGATCGACCGCATGAGGGTCTGGTTGACCGCCAGGTTCGCGGCCTCGCCGTAGGTCGACCGGGCGCTCTTGGCCAGGTCCTTGGTGTTCTCGTCGACCTTGTCGAAGACCACGACGGTGTCGTAGAGCGAGAAGCCGAGGATGGTCAGCAGCCCGACCACCGTGGACGGGGAGACCTCGAAGCCGATCAGCGCGTAGACGCCGGCGGTCACCACGAGGTCGTGCAGCAGCGCGACGATCGCGCCGACCGCCATCTTGGGCTCGAACCGGACGGCGAGGAACGCGATGACCGCGACCAGGAACACCAGCAGGGCGATCAGCGCCTGGTTGGTGACGTCGCCGCCCCAGTCGGCGCTCACCGACTGCGGGCTCACCTCGGAGGGGGCCACGCCGGCGGCCTCGGCCACCGCGGCCACGACGGCCTCCTCGGCGTCGGGGTCCAGTGCCTCGGTGCGCAGCAGGACCGAGTTGCCGCCGACGACCTGGGCGCTGGAGACCTCGGCGCCGGCCTCCTCGGCCGCGTCGCGGATGTCGCCCAGCTGCGAGCTCTCCGCCGGCACCCGCACGCTGTTGCCGCCGGCGAACTCGATGCCGAAGTTGAAGCCCCGGAACACCATCGCGGCGACGCAGAGCAGCACCACGACCGCCGTGACCCGGAACCAGAAGCGCCGCTTGCCCACGACGTCCAGGCCGGCCTCGCCGTTGTAGAGCCGGTGGGCCAGCGAGCTGCGGGCCGGGGCCCGGCGAGCCGCCTGGGCGGCGGACTCCCCCTCCGCGGGCAGCCCCGCGTCGGCCAGCGCCTGGTCGCCAGTGCTGTCGCCGGCGGC
This window encodes:
- the secF gene encoding protein translocase subunit SecF, which codes for MTPRDQADVPLGTDADETVDDGAVLADAAGDSTGDQALADAGLPAEGESAAQAARRAPARSSLAHRLYNGEAGLDVVGKRRFWFRVTAVVVLLCVAAMVFRGFNFGIEFAGGNSVRVPAESSQLGDIRDAAEEAGAEVSSAQVVGGNSVLLRTEALDPDAEEAVVAAVAEAAGVAPSEVSPQSVSADWGGDVTNQALIALLVFLVAVIAFLAVRFEPKMAVGAIVALLHDLVVTAGVYALIGFEVSPSTVVGLLTILGFSLYDTVVVFDKVDENTKDLAKSARSTYGEAANLAVNQTLMRSINTSVIALLPVAGLLFVGAGLLGAGTLKDLALVLFVGLAAGAYSSIFLATPVLAELKEREPEQQALRKRVLARRAAEARASASGTPRGPVASARRAGGATSTARRSAVAVAERPEVLPDRPDADVQVESPESVQPTGRGGTTTPKPGQRPQRPGQKPAQRPAGKKRR